A stretch of the Metopolophium dirhodum isolate CAU chromosome 8, ASM1992520v1, whole genome shotgun sequence genome encodes the following:
- the LOC132950310 gene encoding H/ACA ribonucleoprotein complex subunit 1-like, with product MSYNNNRNSFGRGGGGGGGGFRGGRGDGGGRGGGGGNFRGGGGGRGGGRGGFNRFAEQGPPEEVVPLGYFTHACQDDIICKAEMEDVPYFNAPIYFANKQQIGKIDEIFGTYSDYFVSIKLNSEIKSKSFKGADKLYIDPAKLLPLKKFLSQPGGQRGRGGGGGRGRGRGGGGRGGGGFGRGGGGGRGGGGFGRGGGGGGFGRGGGGGGRGFGGGRGGGGGRGFRR from the exons ATGTCTTACAACAATAATAGAAATAGCTTTGGtcgtggtggtggtggaggagGTGGTGGTTTTCGAGGAGGCCGAg GTGATGGTGGTGGCCGTGGAGGCGGAGGTGGTAATTTccgtggtggtggtggaggcCGCGGTGGCGGAAGAGGTGGTTTCAATAGGTTTGCAGAACAAGGCCCTCCAGAAgaa GTAGTGCCTCTGGGTTATTTTACTCATGCTTGTCAAGATGACATTATTTGCAAGGCTGAAATGGAAGATGTTCCATACTTTAATGCCCCTATATATTTTGCTAATAAACAACAAATTGGAAAAATAGATGAAATATTTGGCACATACAGTGATTATTTTGTGTCCATAAAGTTAAACTctgaaattaaatcaaaatcttTCAAAGGAGCTGACAAG ttatacatTGATCCAGCAAAACTGTTACCATTGAAGAAATTTTTATCTCAACCTGGTGGCCAGAGAGGTAGAGGAGGTGGTGGTGGAAGAGGACGCGGTAGAGGTGGTGGCGGCCGTGGAGGTGGTGGTTTTGGAcgtggtggtggtggaggtcGTGGAGGCGGTGGTTTTGGACGTGGTGGTGGAGGCGGTGGATTTGGACGTGGCGGAGGCGGTGGAGGACGAGGATTTGGTGGTGGACGAGGAGGGGGAGGAGGACGAGGTTTCAggagatga
- the LOC132950526 gene encoding uncharacterized protein LOC132950526 — protein MDDEIIVTPTKKNPKGKFVSSSQKVMIINAYKMELKNNPKITIRECRIVLSKRLGIGQRTISNTISEYNTSKTVMSPNRKRCKKSFKDDFDDLHRNTVRRHVHSFWYNKTIPTLAKIYAVIKDDDSLPYVSETNLYRLLKTMDFEYTKRSHNSALVERDEIVVWRQHYLEDIKKYREEGRHMYYLDETWVDAGECTNKTWVDKTVKSCHDAFVRDLTTGPKNPTGKGKRLIILHIGSEDGFVPGGLLCFESKKNTNDYHDEMNGDTFFEWMQNILPKLKENCVIVMDNASYHSVKADKIPTTSTKKADIIKWLEEKGEVIDKPMVIPRLLEIVRRIKPMHEKYVIDELAKEHNRTILRLPPYHCELNPIELAWSSVKHHVKINNTSYKLPDVKNLLLEGIERVNSVMWKNFISHTEKIEKKFYEMDFIVDQMLSAEVEPVVINVSNSSSESESD, from the exons ATGGATGACGAAATAATTGTtacaccaacaaaaaaaaatccaaaggGAAAG TTTGTTTCATCAAGTCAAAAAGTGATGATTATCAATGCGTACAAAATGGAGTTGAAAAACAATCCGAAAATCACGATTAGGGAATGTCGGATAGTTCTTTCCAAACGCCTAGGCATTGGGCAAAGAACAATTTCAAACACTATTAGTGAGTACAATACCTCAAAGACTGTGATGTCTCCAAACAGAAAACGATGTAAGAAATCGTTTAAAGACGATTTCGATGATTTACATCGTAACACTGTGCGTCGTCATGTACATTCTTTTTGGTACAACAAAACCATTCCTACATTGGCCAAAATATACGCAGTTATTAAGGACGACGATAGTTTACCGTATGTATCAGAAACCAATTTATATCGTCTTTTAAAAACCATGGATTTCGAATACACCAAACGAAGCCACAATAGTGCTCTCGTCGAAAGAGACGAAATAGTTGTATGGCGTCAACATTACTTGGAGGATATAAAGAAATACCGGGAAGAAGGGAGACACATGTACTACCTGGACGAAACGTGGGTCGATGCAGGAGAATGTACCAACAAAACATGGGTAGACAAAACCGTCAAATCGTGCCATGATGCATTTGTTCGAGACCTCACAACAGGGCCGAAAAATCCAACAGGGAAAGGCAAACGACTGATCATTCTACACATAGGGTCGGAAGACGGGTTTGTACCAGGTGGACTCCTATGTTTTGAgtcaaaaaaaaacacgaatgaTTATCATGACGAGATGAACGGTGACACATTTTTTGAATGgatgcaaaatatattaccaaAACTAAAAGAAAACTGTGTCATCGTTATGGATAACGCATCATACCATTCAGTAAAGGCAGACAAAATACCTACTACATCAACAAAAAAGGCGGACATAATTAAATGGTTGGAAGAAAAAGGTGAAGTTATCGACAAGCCTATGGTAATTCCTCGACTACTTGAAATAGTACGCAGAATTAAACCAATGCACGAGAAATATGTAATTGACGAACTGGCCAAAGAACACAACCGCACCATCTTAAGACTCCCACCGTACCATTGTGAGTTAAATCCGATAGAGCTGGCTTGGTCATCAGTCAAACATCAcgtcaaaataaacaataccaGCTACAAATTACCTGATGTGAAAAACTTGTTGTTGGAAGGTATCGAACGGGTAAATTCCGTTATGTGGAAAAATTTCATAAGTCATAccgaaaaaatcgaaaaaaaattctacgaAATGGATTTCATCGTTGACCAAATGTTGTCTGCAGAAGTAGAACCTGTTGTCATCAATGTAAGTAATTCCTCTTCCGAGTCTGAGTCTgactaa